In Dehalococcoidia bacterium, the following proteins share a genomic window:
- a CDS encoding adenylate/guanylate cyclase domain-containing protein — MKCPKCQAENRQGVKFCEECGAKLELLCPSCGANIPSGKKFCGVCGHDLEEIKAALPVDYNEPQSYTPKFLSDKILTIRSDIEGERKLVTVLFTDVAGYTSMSEKLDPEEVHQIMDGCFKLLMDEIHKYEGTIDKFTGDGVMALFGAPIAHEDHAQRACYAALAMQRVMGEYGEKIERECGVEFKMRVGLNSGPVIIGAVGNDLRMDYTAIGDTTNLASRMETNARPGTVLVSSGTYKIARDFFRFEPLGELKVKGKEKPVEAYQLIEASEVETRIEASVARGLTKFVGRQREIAALKEAFEKAQSGSGQVVGILGEAGVGKSRLLLELRGALPKREHTYLEGECLHYGGLMAYLPLLDILRTYFDIKEGEREFVVKKKMTDKITQLDEKLEGILPPLQDILSLQVEDVNYMMLEPQHKRERIFEAIRDLLIRESQNRPLILAVENLQWVDRTSEEFLTYLLGWLANARILLIILYRPEYTHQWASKSYYSQIRVDQLSTSTSAELVQSILEEGEAVPELSELILNRASGNPLFMEEFTHTLLENGSIQKKDHQYVLSIKASDIQVPDTIQGIIAARMDRLEENLKRTMQVASVIGRDFAYRILQTITGMREELKSYLLNLQGLEFIYEKSLFPELEYIFRHTLTQEVAYNSLLLKRRKEIHERIGNAIEELYPDRLEEFYEVLAHHYSRSENAEKAFQYLFSSMVKTGLSYSLWEAFRFGREAFNVLNNMPQTDENKVNGINVRLILALVMQGLGYPEDSLQILQEGEKLSKDLGDERNLIIFHSNIGMCYTNKGDLTQGIKYTENAYQGAEKLDEIELLAPIGVDLCVAYFWAGEFSQIAEVASKVIASLEKTSRESEYFGKPFNPYCALLALRGSALGYLGNFEEGEALCDKALRFSHDIANVVTIAFVEIYYSTLYAIKGDGRNGVQHAKIAVKYGEETGILTILAPAWYVLGWGYFLQEELETAIEYMQKGLEIQLSAGISPNLSSFYSALGLYYIESGDRENAIDCGKRALKLSCDNYERKNEALSKIHMGRILSKADISQGSAAEKYILEGIKIDEELKVKPGCSWGYLYLGELYADMGQREKALETLKKAEGMFREMGMDYWLRRTQEVLGRVEG, encoded by the coding sequence ATGAAATGCCCAAAATGCCAGGCTGAAAACCGACAAGGGGTTAAGTTCTGTGAGGAATGTGGTGCCAAGCTAGAATTACTCTGCCCAAGCTGCGGAGCTAACATTCCATCAGGCAAGAAGTTCTGTGGCGTGTGCGGCCACGATCTGGAGGAAATAAAAGCAGCACTGCCCGTCGACTATAACGAGCCCCAATCCTACACCCCCAAATTCCTCTCCGATAAAATCCTCACTATTCGCAGCGACATAGAGGGGGAGCGCAAGCTGGTGACCGTGCTCTTCACCGACGTTGCCGGCTACACCTCCATGTCGGAGAAGCTCGACCCCGAGGAGGTCCACCAGATCATGGACGGCTGCTTCAAGCTCCTTATGGACGAGATCCATAAGTATGAAGGCACCATCGATAAATTCACCGGCGATGGAGTCATGGCCCTCTTTGGCGCTCCTATAGCCCATGAGGACCACGCCCAGCGTGCCTGCTATGCTGCACTGGCAATGCAGAGAGTCATGGGCGAATACGGCGAGAAGATTGAGAGGGAGTGCGGCGTGGAGTTCAAGATGCGGGTGGGGCTCAACTCCGGCCCGGTGATTATAGGCGCGGTGGGGAATGACCTGAGGATGGATTACACCGCAATCGGGGATACCACTAATCTGGCCTCCAGGATGGAGACCAATGCAAGGCCCGGCACCGTCCTGGTTTCGTCAGGCACATATAAGATAGCCAGGGACTTCTTCAGGTTTGAGCCCCTGGGAGAACTGAAGGTGAAGGGGAAAGAGAAGCCGGTGGAGGCCTACCAGCTTATAGAGGCCAGCGAGGTTGAAACGCGGATCGAGGCCTCGGTCGCCAGGGGCCTCACCAAATTCGTGGGCCGGCAGAGAGAGATTGCAGCCTTGAAAGAGGCCTTTGAAAAGGCGCAATCAGGCTCCGGCCAGGTGGTGGGCATCCTGGGAGAGGCCGGCGTGGGCAAATCCAGGCTACTCCTTGAGCTGAGGGGAGCACTCCCCAAAAGGGAACATACCTACCTCGAGGGCGAATGTCTGCACTACGGGGGGCTAATGGCTTACCTGCCCTTGCTGGATATCCTGAGGACATACTTCGATATCAAGGAGGGAGAGCGGGAGTTTGTGGTAAAGAAGAAGATGACAGATAAGATAACCCAGCTCGATGAGAAGCTCGAGGGCATCCTGCCGCCGCTGCAAGACATCCTATCCCTTCAGGTAGAGGATGTGAATTACATGATGCTGGAACCTCAGCATAAAAGGGAGAGGATCTTCGAGGCTATTCGTGACCTGCTGATACGGGAGAGCCAGAACAGGCCCCTCATCCTCGCTGTGGAGAACCTCCAATGGGTTGATAGGACATCGGAGGAGTTTCTGACCTATCTCCTCGGCTGGCTGGCCAATGCCCGTATCCTGCTGATAATTCTCTACCGGCCGGAATACACCCATCAATGGGCAAGCAAGTCCTACTACAGCCAGATCCGCGTGGACCAGCTATCCACCAGCACCAGCGCCGAGCTGGTGCAGTCTATCCTTGAAGAGGGAGAAGCGGTGCCCGAGCTCAGTGAGCTCATACTGAACCGGGCCTCAGGCAACCCCCTCTTCATGGAGGAGTTCACCCATACACTATTAGAAAACGGCTCCATCCAGAAGAAGGACCACCAGTACGTGTTGAGCATAAAGGCATCCGATATCCAGGTGCCCGACACCATCCAGGGGATCATCGCTGCCCGAATGGACCGACTGGAGGAGAACCTCAAGCGCACCATGCAGGTAGCATCCGTCATTGGGAGGGACTTCGCCTACCGCATCCTCCAGACCATCACCGGAATGCGGGAGGAGCTCAAGTCCTACCTGCTCAACCTTCAGGGGCTGGAGTTCATCTATGAGAAGAGCCTATTCCCGGAGCTGGAATACATCTTTAGACACACTCTCACGCAAGAGGTAGCATACAACAGCCTGCTTCTCAAGAGGAGGAAGGAGATCCATGAGAGGATAGGTAATGCCATAGAGGAGCTGTACCCGGACAGGCTGGAGGAGTTCTACGAGGTGCTGGCACATCACTATTCCCGAAGCGAGAATGCAGAGAAGGCCTTCCAGTATCTGTTTTCATCGATGGTAAAGACAGGGCTCAGCTATTCCCTGTGGGAAGCCTTTCGTTTTGGCAGGGAGGCGTTTAACGTACTCAACAATATGCCACAGACCGATGAGAATAAAGTTAATGGTATCAATGTTCGACTAATATTAGCATTGGTAATGCAAGGTTTGGGCTACCCGGAAGATTCGCTCCAGATCCTCCAGGAGGGCGAAAAATTATCGAAAGACCTAGGTGATGAGAGAAATCTAATCATATTTCACAGCAATATAGGTATGTGTTATACGAATAAAGGAGACCTGACCCAGGGGATTAAGTATACCGAGAATGCATATCAGGGTGCGGAAAAGTTAGATGAAATCGAACTCTTAGCTCCAATTGGGGTTGATCTTTGTGTGGCATATTTTTGGGCGGGGGAATTTTCACAAATAGCCGAAGTAGCTTCCAAGGTTATTGCTTCTTTGGAGAAAACGAGCAGAGAATCCGAATACTTCGGCAAGCCTTTCAATCCGTATTGCGCACTTCTAGCACTCCGTGGGTCGGCATTGGGCTATTTGGGGAATTTCGAGGAAGGAGAAGCCCTGTGTGACAAGGCACTGCGTTTTTCACACGATATCGCAAACGTAGTAACTATTGCATTTGTAGAGATATATTATAGCACTCTTTATGCAATCAAAGGAGATGGGAGGAACGGCGTACAGCATGCTAAAATCGCTGTCAAGTACGGTGAGGAAACAGGAATACTCACTATATTGGCCCCAGCCTGGTATGTTTTAGGATGGGGGTATTTCCTTCAGGAAGAACTAGAAACGGCTATAGAATATATGCAGAAAGGCCTGGAAATCCAGCTTTCTGCCGGAATTTCCCCGAATCTATCTTCCTTCTATTCAGCATTAGGTCTATATTATATCGAATCTGGTGATCGAGAAAATGCGATAGATTGTGGCAAGCGGGCCTTAAAGCTCTCGTGTGATAACTATGAAAGGAAGAATGAAGCATTATCAAAGATACACATGGGAAGAATATTGAGTAAAGCAGATATCTCACAAGGCAGCGCGGCGGAGAAATATATTCTAGAGGGAATCAAGATCGATGAAGAACTGAAAGTAAAACCCGGTTGTTCATGGGGATATTTATACTTAGGAGAGCTCTACGCTGATATGGGCCAGAGGGAAAAGGCGCTTGAAACCCTGAAGAAGGCCGAGGGAATGTTCAGGGAGATGGGAATGGACTACTGGCTGCGCCGGACGCAAGAGGTGCTGGGAAGAGTGGAAGGCTGA
- a CDS encoding DUF362 domain-containing protein produces MYDVAVAKYEKPFESLKKVVDLAGGLGDISGGSKVFIKPNFVLWLEGVNFPKYGVLTTARLIEDTVILLKEHGAQDITIVEGIIELEKQSESVLQLAAKGMGLDMLAKRYGVKLIDVLKGSFTKVTVGDVRLSVNADILDADYIINMPVLKTHGQSMVSLGIKNLKGLLNIASRKRCHNADQNIDLDYHLTKLPEIVRPSLTIIDGIYTLEKGPTTLGEAHRSNILVASKDLVSADKVGATILGIDPQTVPHITLSARSKNRPTDLSDVNVRGDVDIKTATKPHEVTHSYNESGDMPLVWELMGIQGIRFPQVDKTACTYCAYFLSLASVGIAMAKNKDKPFDDIEILTGKIMEPTPGHKHTLLFGQCQVKKNAKDSSINHGVALKGCPPSRKGFIKAFDELGIELPDNPMEWMKKVPEFFMGKYTGKPEFDEAFYKIH; encoded by the coding sequence ATGTATGATGTGGCAGTCGCAAAATACGAAAAGCCTTTTGAATCATTGAAGAAAGTAGTTGACCTAGCCGGAGGACTTGGAGACATTTCTGGTGGTTCAAAGGTATTCATCAAACCTAACTTCGTCCTGTGGCTTGAGGGAGTAAATTTTCCTAAGTACGGTGTTTTAACGACGGCGCGATTGATTGAAGATACTGTAATCCTTTTGAAAGAACACGGGGCGCAAGATATTACTATAGTAGAAGGCATAATTGAACTCGAGAAACAATCCGAGTCAGTACTTCAACTAGCTGCTAAAGGTATGGGACTCGATATGCTTGCGAAACGCTATGGTGTAAAGTTAATTGATGTACTCAAAGGATCTTTTACAAAGGTAACTGTGGGTGACGTGAGGTTGTCGGTTAATGCGGATATCCTTGATGCCGACTATATTATTAACATGCCGGTATTGAAAACGCACGGCCAGAGTATGGTTTCTCTTGGGATAAAAAACCTGAAAGGCCTCCTCAATATCGCCTCCAGAAAGAGATGCCATAACGCAGATCAGAATATTGATCTCGATTATCATCTTACCAAATTACCGGAGATAGTTCGGCCATCCCTGACCATCATAGACGGTATTTATACCCTTGAAAAAGGGCCCACCACTTTAGGTGAAGCGCATCGATCAAATATCCTTGTCGCCTCCAAAGACCTTGTTTCTGCTGACAAGGTAGGAGCAACAATCCTGGGTATTGACCCGCAAACGGTCCCCCATATTACTCTTTCAGCTAGAAGTAAGAATCGCCCCACTGATCTAAGCGACGTTAATGTTAGGGGAGACGTTGATATAAAAACGGCCACGAAACCGCATGAGGTAACACATTCGTATAATGAATCAGGAGACATGCCACTAGTTTGGGAACTGATGGGAATACAAGGCATCAGATTCCCACAGGTTGATAAGACTGCCTGCACTTATTGCGCATATTTTCTCTCTTTGGCAAGTGTAGGTATTGCCATGGCTAAAAACAAAGATAAACCCTTTGACGATATTGAGATACTGACCGGTAAGATCATGGAACCCACACCGGGACACAAACATACCCTGCTCTTCGGGCAATGTCAGGTAAAGAAAAACGCTAAGGACTCCTCAATAAACCACGGCGTAGCACTGAAGGGCTGTCCGCCCAGTAGAAAGGGTTTTATCAAAGCGTTTGACGAACTAGGTATTGAATTGCCAGATAATCCCATGGAATGGATGAAAAAAGTACCGGAGTTCTTCATGGGGAAATATACGGGTAAACCGGAGTTCGATGAGGCATTTTACAAAATCCACTAG
- a CDS encoding EFR1 family ferrodoxin (N-terminal region resembles flavodoxins. C-terminal ferrodoxin region binds two 4Fe-4S clusters.), producing MTADKSVLLYHFSGTGNSRRLAEVSSERFKESGFKAKVKNIEDNEVAEKHNDYSCHGFIFPSLGFGIPRIMTEFMQALPPTTEKEAFIIVSMGNEEYHIPPSEGKCLGQGKKILEKKGYKVVGGDAVAMPNNWITGWSAPPPEKAALIVEAGEQAVRKFIEKIINGEFYMKKSHWLSKLLGITVNPFMLYGLNYLYLGFYVNDKCNSCEICAKICPVENIAMINGKPKWGKECFWCHRCLNLCPKESAQGIFIGTSAKRRRYKEPHLKVKDLIRE from the coding sequence ATGACCGCGGATAAAAGTGTATTGCTCTACCATTTCTCCGGCACGGGGAACTCCAGAAGGTTGGCAGAAGTATCCTCTGAAAGATTTAAAGAATCAGGATTTAAGGCCAAAGTAAAAAATATTGAAGATAACGAGGTGGCTGAAAAGCACAACGATTACTCCTGTCATGGTTTCATATTTCCCTCCCTTGGCTTTGGCATTCCCCGTATTATGACTGAGTTTATGCAAGCTCTCCCCCCCACAACGGAAAAAGAGGCATTTATTATAGTATCGATGGGAAATGAAGAATACCATATTCCGCCTTCAGAGGGCAAATGCCTGGGTCAAGGTAAGAAAATCTTGGAGAAAAAAGGATATAAGGTAGTCGGCGGAGACGCGGTAGCCATGCCTAACAACTGGATTACGGGGTGGAGCGCTCCCCCTCCAGAAAAGGCGGCACTAATAGTCGAAGCCGGTGAGCAAGCGGTCCGTAAATTCATCGAAAAGATTATAAATGGAGAGTTCTACATGAAAAAATCCCATTGGCTATCGAAGCTACTTGGGATCACTGTTAACCCATTTATGTTATATGGATTAAACTATTTGTACCTCGGTTTTTATGTAAACGATAAATGTAATTCCTGCGAAATCTGCGCCAAAATCTGCCCTGTAGAAAATATCGCAATGATAAATGGCAAGCCTAAGTGGGGAAAAGAGTGTTTCTGGTGTCATAGATGTTTAAACCTCTGTCCAAAAGAGTCCGCTCAGGGCATATTTATCGGCACATCGGCAAAAAGGAGAAGATACAAGGAACCACATCTGAAGGTAAAGGATTTAATCAGGGAATAG
- a CDS encoding long-chain-fatty-acid--CoA ligase, translating to MNIWELAENDFQAFGERVVMVFEGQEFTNAEMGRTARKLGNVLKDLGVKRGDRVIIQMPNCPEVGESFGAVWGIGAVVVPMNYLIGEEESAHIYQDCGAETVISSSEFLPKIEACRARAPAIKNVILIDKEVPKGYQSFWELVEGSSDELEMVKTDDDELAALVYTAGTTGRPKGVMHSHDSLYAGAKVASESSAMLERRVTVFVLPLCHIYGILCMNIGNLQGGWKSIILPSFSVENVFEAIEKYKATRFAGVPTIYILMLLYPEPEKYDLSSMQSWISASAPLSMETWKGFKDKFGFEIIEAWGLTESGGTGCIMPPKGPIKVGSIGKTTKGTEVKVVDNDGNELPQGKEGELFISGSGLMKGYWNMPEETAESLRNGWLYTGDIGYVDEDGYFFITDRKKDLIIKAGENISPREIEEVLFAHHRVAEAAVVGIKDDVYGEDIKAFVVLKQGEQATAEEIIEHCRARLKTFKTPKELQFMESLPKNLVGKVERKELRKLG from the coding sequence ATGAACATCTGGGAACTCGCTGAGAACGATTTCCAGGCTTTTGGCGAGCGTGTAGTTATGGTGTTCGAGGGACAGGAGTTCACAAATGCGGAGATGGGTCGAACGGCAAGGAAGCTGGGAAACGTACTAAAGGATCTGGGTGTAAAGCGAGGCGACAGGGTAATAATTCAGATGCCAAACTGTCCAGAGGTTGGAGAGAGCTTCGGGGCAGTGTGGGGAATAGGCGCTGTTGTTGTACCGATGAACTATCTTATCGGGGAGGAAGAAAGCGCCCATATATATCAGGACTGTGGTGCGGAGACGGTAATTAGCAGCTCTGAGTTTCTACCCAAGATTGAGGCATGTCGTGCAAGGGCTCCAGCTATTAAGAACGTGATCCTTATTGACAAGGAAGTGCCAAAGGGCTATCAATCGTTCTGGGAGCTCGTGGAAGGCAGCTCTGATGAGCTGGAGATGGTGAAAACAGACGATGATGAACTGGCAGCCTTGGTTTACACTGCCGGGACCACGGGTCGCCCGAAGGGGGTCATGCATTCCCACGATAGCTTATATGCCGGAGCTAAAGTTGCGAGTGAATCCAGCGCTATGCTCGAGAGGAGGGTAACTGTCTTTGTATTACCCCTTTGCCATATATATGGAATACTTTGCATGAATATAGGCAACCTCCAAGGGGGTTGGAAATCTATCATTTTACCCTCTTTCAGTGTGGAGAATGTGTTTGAAGCGATTGAAAAGTATAAAGCTACAAGGTTCGCTGGTGTACCCACAATATATATCCTCATGCTCCTCTACCCCGAGCCTGAGAAGTATGACCTGAGCTCCATGCAGTCGTGGATATCAGCCTCCGCGCCCCTCTCTATGGAAACCTGGAAAGGCTTCAAGGATAAGTTCGGCTTTGAAATCATAGAGGCATGGGGGCTTACCGAATCGGGGGGCACTGGATGTATAATGCCCCCTAAGGGACCGATAAAGGTCGGCTCCATAGGTAAAACCACGAAAGGGACCGAGGTGAAAGTCGTCGATAACGATGGTAACGAGCTTCCCCAGGGTAAGGAGGGAGAGCTATTCATCAGCGGCTCAGGACTCATGAAAGGCTACTGGAATATGCCCGAGGAAACAGCGGAGTCTCTCAGAAATGGCTGGCTCTATACCGGGGATATCGGCTATGTTGATGAGGATGGCTACTTCTTTATCACCGATCGAAAGAAGGACTTAATCATAAAGGCCGGGGAGAACATCAGCCCCAGGGAGATTGAGGAAGTCCTTTTCGCCCATCACAGGGTAGCGGAGGCCGCCGTAGTTGGCATCAAGGATGATGTGTATGGTGAGGATATCAAGGCTTTCGTGGTATTGAAGCAGGGTGAGCAGGCCACGGCGGAGGAGATCATCGAGCATTGCCGCGCAAGACTCAAGACTTTTAAGACACCAAAGGAGCTACAGTTTATGGAATCCCTACCCAAGAACCTCGTTGGCAAGGTTGAGAGGAAGGAGCTGCGGAAATTGGGATAG
- a CDS encoding patatin-like phospholipase family protein has translation MTDDIQSFLATSPVFKDVPPEQLAEIAPLFQTERYRAGTVILHQGDYSPAVYFLRSGRLVVRVQRGELRETVAYLQPPAIVGELSFFTGRRIVADVEVEVDAELVFLTKEAFSKLPKEGDVILTGLMGEIAGRLHETMTRGAKVPESPIALLYNHPNWEAPLSFASGLACSLARQSGRQTLLVNLGAVSPHEVRLLDGSASACSLAVSAEDENLRADVAQKLTAWKDSFENLLLNPVGPQAAAIAETIKEFTNFRGDLVGPGDPVPGEAGEAHFIVQSALRPTLPFLTGRQQLVFDAAASESAYLSGHPITSRFQRSVDSIARCIAGLQVGLTLGAGAAWGWAHIGALSVLEDAGLPIDCISGSSMGSAMGAVYSVGYTIQEMKEMAVSYPWRSKRLREWRFWRMCLLNERVFLKTLHEYFGDRLVNQTEIPYWANSVDIQTGREYTIRTDTLVECVRSSCAMPGLLPPRPCEGHLLVDGGIMDPVPVKLVRQMGCHFSIGINVMAEIESGKVKRRYPFNAFEIVLRCMFAMAHEIGQAQAERTAAVVFTPEPGEIGILDFSRSPELIECGRKAAEEHMPAILASYQNLKASSPGGQP, from the coding sequence ATGACAGACGACATTCAATCCTTTTTGGCGACATCACCCGTTTTCAAGGACGTGCCTCCCGAACAATTAGCGGAAATTGCGCCGCTCTTCCAAACGGAGCGCTATCGTGCCGGAACGGTCATACTGCATCAGGGTGATTACAGTCCGGCCGTTTATTTCCTGCGTTCGGGACGCCTCGTGGTACGCGTACAAAGGGGCGAGTTGAGGGAAACGGTAGCCTACTTACAGCCTCCAGCCATTGTCGGCGAACTGTCATTTTTCACCGGGCGCCGCATCGTCGCTGACGTCGAGGTGGAGGTAGACGCAGAACTGGTGTTCTTGACCAAAGAGGCCTTTTCCAAGCTGCCGAAGGAGGGGGACGTAATCCTTACTGGGCTCATGGGGGAGATCGCGGGGAGACTGCATGAGACTATGACTCGCGGCGCAAAGGTGCCGGAGTCGCCTATCGCCTTGCTCTATAACCATCCCAATTGGGAAGCTCCATTAAGCTTTGCCTCTGGGCTGGCCTGCTCGTTGGCCCGCCAGAGTGGACGTCAAACGCTCCTGGTAAACCTGGGCGCAGTGTCCCCTCACGAGGTCCGCTTGCTTGACGGTAGTGCCAGTGCCTGCTCCCTGGCTGTGAGTGCGGAGGACGAAAACCTGCGCGCTGACGTGGCCCAAAAGCTGACTGCCTGGAAAGACAGTTTTGAAAATTTGCTCTTGAACCCGGTGGGTCCGCAGGCAGCGGCTATCGCTGAAACCATCAAAGAGTTCACGAATTTTCGGGGAGACCTGGTCGGCCCAGGCGATCCAGTTCCAGGCGAGGCGGGGGAGGCGCATTTCATCGTCCAGAGCGCCTTGCGTCCCACATTGCCGTTTCTCACTGGCAGGCAGCAATTGGTTTTTGATGCGGCGGCTTCGGAATCCGCTTACCTGTCGGGTCATCCGATAACATCTCGGTTCCAGCGCAGCGTGGATTCCATCGCCCGTTGTATTGCCGGACTTCAGGTGGGCCTGACGCTGGGTGCCGGCGCCGCATGGGGCTGGGCACACATTGGCGCGCTTTCGGTCCTGGAGGACGCCGGCCTGCCAATTGATTGTATCTCCGGTTCCTCGATGGGAAGCGCCATGGGCGCGGTTTATAGCGTGGGCTACACTATACAAGAGATGAAAGAGATGGCTGTTTCCTACCCCTGGCGCTCGAAGCGCTTACGCGAATGGCGCTTCTGGCGCATGTGTCTGCTCAACGAAAGGGTGTTCCTGAAGACTTTACACGAGTATTTCGGCGACCGCCTGGTAAACCAGACGGAGATCCCGTATTGGGCCAACTCCGTGGATATCCAAACCGGCCGCGAGTACACGATCAGGACTGATACTTTGGTGGAATGCGTTCGCAGCTCGTGCGCTATGCCTGGTTTGTTGCCTCCGCGGCCGTGCGAGGGCCACCTGCTGGTCGACGGCGGGATCATGGATCCCGTACCCGTAAAACTCGTCCGGCAGATGGGCTGCCACTTCAGCATTGGCATCAATGTCATGGCTGAGATCGAGTCAGGTAAGGTGAAACGCCGGTATCCGTTCAACGCCTTCGAGATCGTGCTGCGCTGTATGTTCGCGATGGCGCACGAAATCGGCCAGGCACAGGCGGAGCGTACTGCGGCCGTGGTTTTTACGCCGGAACCGGGAGAGATTGGGATCCTTGATTTTTCCCGCAGTCCAGAACTCATTGAATGCGGCCGTAAAGCGGCGGAGGAACATATGCCAGCGATTCTCGCTAGCTATCAAAACTTGAAGGCCAGTTCGCCAGGAGGGCAGCCGTAA
- a CDS encoding acyl-CoA dehydrogenase family protein — translation MDFRFSEREETFRGEVDDFIKRELPANWAEENLYWPGGYGTIPEFEETNPVVEQFRHRLAEKRWLTISWPKEYDGAGRSYIEQAIFQERITYHRAPMADIGVLISGPTIIRFGSDEMKREWLPRIARGDIRFWLAYSEPNAGSDLSAIQTHAVEDGDDLVINGQKTWSSGAHTSDYAWMAVRTDTDAPAHKGISLIIVDNRSEGITIRPLINMCGHHSFNEVFFDNVRVNKKNIVGNINRGWYYLMVALDYERLAVAIGGFRRTFEELVQYAKETKYNGQAVSSDPLIQNRLAAMRIEIEIAYMFFWQTAWMLDQGFSTNIGASVLKLFTTELSHKLARTCMDVIGPYAELKMGSKWAPLGGRVCTGYLDSVSALIGAGTSEIQRNIIAMRGLGLPLV, via the coding sequence ATGGACTTCCGATTTAGCGAGCGAGAAGAGACCTTTCGTGGAGAGGTTGATGATTTTATTAAGAGGGAACTCCCTGCAAACTGGGCGGAGGAAAACCTTTACTGGCCTGGTGGATACGGCACTATCCCGGAATTTGAGGAGACTAACCCCGTTGTTGAGCAGTTCAGGCATCGACTGGCAGAGAAGCGCTGGCTGACCATCTCATGGCCTAAAGAATACGACGGTGCAGGACGATCCTACATCGAACAAGCTATCTTCCAAGAACGTATCACTTACCATAGGGCGCCCATGGCTGATATAGGTGTGCTTATCTCCGGCCCCACCATTATACGCTTCGGGAGTGATGAGATGAAAAGGGAGTGGTTGCCCAGGATAGCCAGGGGAGATATAAGGTTCTGGCTTGCCTACAGTGAGCCAAATGCGGGCTCTGACCTCTCCGCAATTCAAACGCATGCTGTCGAGGACGGCGATGACTTGGTTATTAATGGCCAGAAGACCTGGAGTAGTGGTGCACATACATCAGATTACGCGTGGATGGCTGTAAGAACAGACACTGATGCACCCGCGCACAAGGGAATATCGTTAATCATAGTGGATAACAGGTCAGAGGGCATTACTATTCGTCCATTGATAAATATGTGTGGCCATCATTCTTTTAACGAGGTATTTTTCGACAACGTAAGGGTCAATAAAAAGAACATTGTCGGGAATATAAATCGAGGATGGTATTACCTGATGGTCGCCCTCGATTATGAGAGGCTCGCAGTTGCCATAGGAGGCTTCCGTCGAACCTTTGAGGAATTAGTACAGTACGCCAAGGAGACGAAATACAACGGGCAGGCTGTTAGCAGTGATCCTCTGATACAGAATAGGTTAGCAGCGATGAGGATCGAGATAGAGATAGCATATATGTTCTTTTGGCAAACCGCTTGGATGCTGGACCAGGGTTTTTCTACAAATATTGGGGCATCGGTGCTGAAGCTATTTACCACGGAACTAAGTCATAAACTTGCCAGAACCTGCATGGATGTTATCGGACCCTATGCGGAACTAAAGATGGGTTCGAAATGGGCCCCATTAGGAGGCAGGGTTTGCACGGGTTACTTGGACTCTGTATCTGCACTCATTGGTGCTGGCACCTCGGAAATTCAGCGCAACATAATTGCCATGAGGGGACTCGGCCTGCCCTTAGTATAG